The Mastomys coucha isolate ucsf_1 unplaced genomic scaffold, UCSF_Mcou_1 pScaffold13, whole genome shotgun sequence genome has a window encoding:
- the Apc gene encoding adenomatous polyposis coli protein isoform X3: MYASLRSGPVAALPASVPPVTLGARSSGGGRGRVPGEGRRPGGARACGRGASVWQEVLKQLQGSIEDETMTSGQIDLLERLKEFNLDSNFPGVKLRSKMSLRSYGSREGSVSSRSGECSPVPMGSFPRRAFVNGSRERTGYLEELEKERSLLLADLDKEEKEKDWYYAQLQNLTKRIDSLPLTENFSLQTDMTRRQLEYEARQIRAAMEEQLGTCQDMEKRAQRRIARIQQIEKDILRVRQLLQSQAAEAERSSQSKHDAASHEAERQHEGQGVAESNMATSDSGQSSAARVDHETASVLSSSGTHSAPRRLTSHLGTKVEMVYSLLSMLGTHDKDDMSRTLLAMSSSQDSCISMRQSGCLPLLIQLLHGNDKDSVLLGNSRGSKEARARASAALHNIIHSQPDDKRGRREIRVLHLLEQIRAYCETCWEWQEAHEQGMDQDKNPMPAPVEHQICPAVCVLMKLSFDEEHRHAMNELGGLQAIAELLQVDCEMYGLTNDHYSVTLRRYAGMALTNLTFGDVANKATLCSMKGCMRALVAQLKSESEDLQQVIASVLRNLSWRADVNSKKTLREVGSVKALMECALEVKKESTLKSVLSALWNLSAHCTENKADICAVDGALAFLVGTLTYRSQTNTLAIIESGGGILRNVSSLIATNEDHRQILRENNCLQTLLQHLKSHSLTIVSNACGTLWNLSARNPKDQEALWDMGAVSMLKNLIHSKHKMIAMGSAAALRNLMANRPAKYKDANIMSPGSSLPSLHVRKQKALEAELDAQHLSETFDNIDNLSPKASHRSKQRHKPNLYGDYVFDTNRHDDNRSDNFNTGNMTVLSPYLNTTVLPSSSSSRGSLDSSRSEKDRSLERERGIGLSAYHPATENPGTSSKRGLQITTTAAQIAKVMEEVSAIHTSQDDRSSASTTEFHCVADDRSTARRSSASHTHSNTYNFTKSENSNRTCSMPYAKVEYKRSSNDSLNSVTSSDGYGKRGQMKPSVESYSEDDESKFCSYGQYPADLAHKIHSANHMDDNDGELDTPINYSLKYSDEQLNSGRQSPSQNERWARPKHVIEDEIKQNEQRQSRSQNTNYPVYSENTDDKHLKFQTHFGQQECVSPFRSRGTSGSETNRMGSSHAINQNVNQSLCQEDDYEDDKPTNYSERYSEEEQHEEEEERPTNYSIKYNEEKHHVDQPIDYSLKYATDISSSQKPSFSFSKNSSAQSTKTEHASPSSEHASAPSSSAKRQDQLLPRSAQRNSQTQKGTTCKVPSINQETIQTYCVEDTPICFSRCSSLSSLSSAEDEIGCDQTTQEADSANTLQIAEIKENDVTRSTEDPATEVPSVSQNARTKPSRLQASGLSSESTRHKGVEFSSGAKSPSKSGAQTPKSPPEHYVQETPLVFSRCTSVSSLDSFESRSIASSVQSEPCSGMVSGIISPSDLPDSPGQTMPPSRNKTPPPPPQTVQTKREAPKSKAPAAEKRESGPKQTAVNAAVQRVQVPPDADTLLHFATESTPDGFSCSSSLSALSLDEPFIQKDVELRIMPPVQENDNGNETEAEQPEESNEEQDKEVEKPDSEKDLLDDSDDDDIEILEECIISAMPTKSSRKAKKLAQTASKLPPPVARKPSQLPVYKLLPSQNRLQAQKHVSFTPGDDVPRVYCVEGTPINFSTATSLSDLTIESPPNELAAGDGVRAGVQSGEFEKRDTIPTEGRSTEEAQRGKVSSIVIPDLDDNKAEEGDILAECINSAMPKGKSHKPFRVKKIMDQVQQASVTSSGTNKNQIDTKKKKPTSPVKPMPQSTEYRTHVRRNTDSKVNVNTEETFSDNKDSKKQSLKNNPKDFNDKLPNNEDRVRGSFTFDSPHHYTPIEGTPYCFSRNDSLSSLDFDDDDVDLSREKAELRKGKESKDSEAKVSCHTEPNSSQQSASKSQASIKHPVNRGQSKPVLQKQPAFPQSSKDVPDRGAAADEKLQNFAIENTPVCFSRNSSLSSLSDIDQENNNNKENEPIKEAEPTNSQGEPSKPQASGYAPKSFHVEDTPVCFSRNSSLSSLSIDSEDDLLQECISSAMPKKKRPSRLKGESEKQSPRKVGGILAEDLTLDLKDIQRPDSEHGLSPDSENFDWKAIQEGANSIVSSLHQAAAAAACLSRQASSDSDSILSLKSGISLGSPFHLTPDQEEKPFTSNKGPRILKPGEKSTLEAKKIESENKGIKGGKKVYKSLITGKIRSNSEISSQMKQPLQTNMPSISRGRTMIHIPGVRNSSSSTSPVSKKGPPLKPPASKSPSEGPVASTSPRGTKPAVKSELSPITRQTSQISGSNKGSSRSGSRDSTPSRPTQQPLSRPMQSPGRNSISPGRNGISPPNKLSQLPRTSSPSTASTKSSGSGKMSYTSPGRQLSQHNLTKQGGLSKNASSIPRSESASKGLNQMNNGNGSNKKVELSRMSSTKSSGSESDRSERPALVRQSTFIKEAPSPTLRRKLEESASFESLSPSSRPDSPTRSQAQTPVLSPSLPDMSLSTHPSVQAGGWRKLPPNLSPTIEYNDGRPAKRHDIARSHSESPSRLPINRAGTWKREHSKHSSSLPRVSTWRRTGSSSSILSASSESSEKAKSEDEKHVNSMPGPRQMKENQVPTKGTWRKIKESEISPTSMVSQTTSSGAASGAESKTLIYQMAPAVSKTEDVWVRIEDCPINNPRSGRSPTGNTPPVIDSVSEKGNPSIKDSKDTQGKQSVGNGSPVQTVGLETRLNSFIQVEAPEQKGTEAKPGQSNPVPIAETGETCIAERTPFSSSSSSKHSSPSGTVAARVTPFNYNPSPRKSSADSTSARPSQIPTPVSNNTKKRDSKTDSTESSGAQSPKRHSGSYLVTSV; the protein is encoded by the exons TTTTCCTTACAGACAGACATGACAAGACGGCAGCTAGAATATGAAGCGAGGCAAATCAGGGCTGCAATGGAGGAGCAGCTTGGCACCTGCCAGGACATGGAGAAGCGCGCACAG CGAAGAATAGCCAGGATTCAGCAAATAGAGAAGGACATACTTCGTGTACGGCAGCTTTTACAGTCCCAAGCAGCTGAAGCGGAG AGGTCATCTCAGAGCAAGCATGATGCTGCCTCCCATGAAGCTGAACGGCAGCATGAAGGTCAAGGAGTGGCAGAAAGCAACATGGCAACTTCTGATAGTGGTCAG AGTTCAGCTGCACGTGTGGATCACGAAACAGCCAGTGTTTTGAGTTCTAGTGGCACACACTCTGCTCCTCGAAGGCTGACGAGTCATCTGGGGACGAAG GTGGAAATGGTGTATTCATTGTTGTCAATGCTTGGTACTCATGATAAGGACGATATGTCACGAACTTTGCTAGCTATGTCTAGCTCCCAAGACAGCTGTATATCCATGCGACAGTCTGGATGTCTTCCTCTCCTCATCCAGCTTTTACATGGCAATGACAAAGACTCTGTACTGTTGGGAAATTCCCGGGGCAGTAAAGAGGCTCGGGCCAGGGCCAGTGCAGCACTCCACAACATCATTCACTCACAGCCTGATGACAAGAGAGGCAGGCGTGAAATCCGAGTCCTTCATCTTTTGGAACAGATACGAGCTTACTGTGAAACCTGTTGGGAGTGGCAGGAAGCCCATGAACAAGGCATGGACCAGGACAAAAATCCAA TGCCAGCTCCAGTTGAGCATCAGATATGTCCTGCCGTGTGTGTCCTAATGAAGCTTTCATTTGATGAAGAGCACAGGCATGCAATGAATGAACTTG GGGGACTGCAGGCCATTGCAGAGTTACTGCAGGTGGACTGTGAGATGTATGGGCTTACTAATGACCACTACAGTGTTACTTTAAGACGGTATGCTGGAATGGCTTTGACAAACTTGACCTTTGGAGACGTTGCCAACAAG GCTACGCTGTGTTCTATGAAGGGCTGCATGAGAGCACTTGTGGCCCAGTTAAAATCCGAAAGTGAAGACTTACAGCAG GTTATTGCAAGTGTTTTGAGGAATTTGTCTTGGCGAGCAGATGTAAATAGCAAAAAGACATTGAGAGAAGTTGGAAGTGTGAAAGCATTGATGGAATGTGCTTTGGAAGTTAAAAAG GAATCAACCCTCAAAAGCGTCTTGAGTGCCTTATGGAACCTGTCTGCACACTGCACTGAGAATAAGGCTGACATATGTGCTGTGGACGGAGCACTGGCTTTTCTGGTTGGCACCCTCACTTACCGAAGCCAGACAAATACTTTAGCCATTATTGAAAGTGGAGGTGGGATATTACGGAATGTGTCCAGCTTGATAGCTACAAATGAAGACCACAG gcAAATCCTAAGAGAGAACAATTGCCTACAAACTTTATTGCAGCACTTGAAATCTCACAGCTTGACAATAGTCAGTAATGCATGTGGAACTTTGTGGAATCTCTCAGCAAGAAATCCTAAAGACCAGGAAGCCTTGTGGGACATGGGGGCAGTGAGCATGCTCAAGAACCTCATTCATTCCAAGCACAAAATGATTGCTATGGGAAGTGCAGCAGCTTTAAGGAATCTCATGGCAAATAGACCTGCAAAGTATAAGGATGCCAATATTATGTCTCCTGGTTCAAGTTTGCCATCCCTTCACGTTAGGAAACAGAAAGCTCTAGAAGCAGAATTAGATGCTCAGCATTTATCAGAAACCTTTGACAACATTGACAACTTAAGTCCCAAGGCATCTCATCGTAGTAAGCAGAGACACAAGCCGAATCTTTATGGTGACTATGTTTTTGACACCAATCGACATGATGATAATAGGTCAGACAATTTTAATACTGGAAACATGACTGTTCTTTCACCATATTTAAATACTACGGTATTGCCCAGCTCTTCTTCCTCAAGGGGAAGTTTAGACAGTTCTCGTTCTGAGAAAGACAGAAGTTTGGAGAGAGAACGAGGTATTGGCCTCAGTGCTTACCATCCAGCAACAGAAAATCCAGGAACCTCTTCAAAACGAGGCTTGCAGATCACTACCACTGCAGCCCAGATAGCCAAAGTCATGGAAGAAGTATCAGCCATTCATACCTCCCAGGACGACAGAAGTTCTGCTTCTACCACCGAGTTCCATTGTGTGGCAGACGACAGGAGTACAGCACGAAGAAGCTCTGCCTcccacacacattcaaacacatacaaCTTCACTAAGTCAGAAAATTCAAATAGGACATGCTCTATGCCTTATGCCAAAGTGGAATATAAAAGATCTTCAAATGATAGCTTAAATAGTGTCACTAGTAGTGATGGATATGGTAAAAGAGGCCAGATGAAGCCCTCAGTTGAATCCTATTCTGAAGACGATGAAAGTAAGTTTTGTAGTTATGGTCAGTATCCAGCTGACCTAGCCCATAAGATACACAGTGCAAATCACATGGATGATAATGATGGAGAACTGGATACACCAATAAATTACAGTCTTAAATATTCAGATGAGCAGTTGAACTCAGGAAGGCAGAGTCCCTCACAGAATGAACGGTGGGCAAGACCCAAGCATGTGATAGaagatgaaataaagcaaaatgagCAAAGACAATCAAGAAGCCAGAACACCAATTATCCTGTCTATTCTGAGAATACTGATGACAAACACCTCAAATTCCAAACACATTTTGGACAACAAGAGTGTGTTTCCCCATTTAGGTCTAGGGGAACCAGTGGTTCTGAAACAAATCGTATGGGTTCTAGTCATGCAATTAATCAAAATGTAAATCAGTCTTTGTGTCAGGAAGATGATTATGAAGATGATAAACCTACCAACTACAGTGAACGTTATTCTGAGGAAGAAcaacatgaagaagaagaagagagaccaACAAATTATAgcataaaatataatgaagagAAACATCATGTGGATCAGCCTATTGATTATAGTTTAAAATATGCCACTGACATTTCTTCCTCACAGAAACCATCATTTTCATTCTCAAAGAACTCATCAGCACAAAGCACTAAAACTGAACATGCCTCTCCAAGCAGTGAGCATGCATCTGCACCTTCATCTAGTGCCAAAAGGCAGGATCAGCTGCTTCCAAGGTCAGCACAGAGAAACAGTCAAACTCAAAAAGGGACTACTTGCAAAGTCCCCTCCATCAACCAAGAAACAATACAGACTTACTGTGTAGAAGACACTCCGATATGTTTCTCAAGGTGCAGTTCATTATCATCGCTGTCATCAGCTGAAGATGAAATAGGATGTGATCAGACAACACAGGAAGCAGATTCTGCTAATACTCTGCAGATAGCTGAAATAAAAGAGAATGATGTAACTCGGTCAACTGAAGATCCTGCGACTGAAGTTCCTTCAGTGTCCCAGAATGCTAGAACCAAACCCAGCAGACTGCAGGCTTCTGGCTTATCTTCAGAATCAACCAGGCATAAAGGTGTTGAGTTTTCTTCGGGAGCCAAATCTCCCTCCAAAAGTGGTGCTCAGACACCCAAAAGTCCCCCAGAACACTATGTCCAGGAGACTCCACTTGTATTCAGCAGGTGTACTTCTGTCAGCTCACTTGACAGTTTTGAGAGTCGCTCCATTGCCAGCTCTGTTCAGAGTGAGCCATGTAGTGGAATGGTGAGTGGCATTATAAGCCCCAGTGACCTTCCAGATAGCCCTGGGCAGACCATGCCACCAAGCAGAAACAAaacccctccacctcctccacagACAGTGCAGACCAAGAGAGAGGCACCAAAAAGCAAAGCACCTGCtgctgagaagagagagagtgggccTAAGCAGACGGCCGTAAACGCTGCTGTGCAGAGGGTGCAGGTCCCTCCAGACGCCGATACTCTGCTACACTTCGCCACAGAAAGTACTCCAGACGGCTTTTCTTGTTCCTCCAGCCTAAGTGCTCTGAGCCTGGATGAGCCATTTATACAGAAGGATGTGGAATTAAGAATAATGCCTCCAGTTCAGGAAAATGACAATGGGAATGAGACGGAAGCAGAACAGCCTGAAGAATCAAATGAAGAACAGGATAAAGAGGTAGAAAAGCCTGACTCTGAAAAAGACTTATTAGATGattctgatgatgatgatattgaaATATTAGAAGAATGTATTATTTCAGCCATGCCAACCAAGTCATCACGCAAAGCCAAAAAGCTAGCCCAGACTGCTTCAAAATTACCTCCACCTGTGGCAAGGAAACCAAGTCAGCTGCCTGTGTATAAACTTCTGCCGTCACAGAACAGGCTGCAGGCACAAAAACATGTTAGCTTTACACCAGGGGATGATGTGCCCCGAGTGTACTGTGTAGAAGGAACACCTATAAACTTTTCTACGGCAACATCTCTAAGTGATCTGACAATAGAATCCCCTCCAAATGAGTTGGCAGCTGGAGATGGGGTTAGAGCAGGTGTGCAGTCAGGTGAATTTGAAAAACGAGATACCATTCCTACAGAAGGCAGAAGTACAGAGGAGGCTCAGAGAGGAAAAGTCTCATCTATAGTTATACCAGACCTGGATGACaacaaagcagaggaaggagataTTCTTGCAGAATGTATCAATTCTGCTATGCCCAAAGGAAAAAGCCACAAGCCTTTCCGAGTGAAAAAGATAATGGACCAAGTCCAACAAGCATCCGTGACTTCATCTGGAACTAACAAAAACCAAATAGACACTAAGAAAAAGAAGCCTACTTCACCAGTAAAGCCCATGCCACAAAGTACTGAATACAGAACGCATGTGAGAAGGAATACAGACTCAAAAGTTAACGTAAACACTGAAGAAACTTTCTCAGACAACAAAGACTCAAAGAAACAGAGCTTAAAAAACAATCCCAAGGACTTCAACGATAAGCTACCAAACAATGAAGACAGAGTCCGGGGAAGCTTCACTTTTGACTCACCGCATCATTACACCCCTATTGAAGGAACTCCTTACTGCTTTTCACGGAATGATTCTTTGAGTTCTCTAGATTTTGATGATGACGATGTTGACCTTTCCAGGGAAAAGGCTGAGTTAAGAAAGGGCAAAGAAAGTAAGGATTCTGAAGCCAAAGTTTCCTGCCACACAGAGCCAAACTCAAGCCAGCAGTCAGCCAGTAAGTCACAGGCTAGTATAAAACATCCAGTAAACAGAGGCCAGTCCAAACCAGTGCTGCAGAAGCAACCCGCTTTCCCCCAGTCCTCCAAAGACGTACCAGACAGGGGGGCGGCAGCAGACGAAAAACTGCAGAATTTTGCTATTGAAAATACTCCAGTTTGCTTTTCTCGAAATTCTTCTCTGAGTTCCCTTAGTGACATTGaccaagaaaacaacaataacaaagaaaatgaaccaaTCAAAGAAGCTGAACCTACCAACTCACAAGGAGAACCAAGTAAGCCTCAGGCATCTGGGTATGCGCCCAAGTCATTTCATGTTGAAGACACCCCTGTCTGTTTCTCAAGAAACAGCTCTCTCAGTTCTCTTAGCATTGACTCTGAGGACGATCTGTTGCAGGAGTGTATAAGTTCTGCCAtgccaaaaaagaaaaggccttCAAGACTCAAGGGTGAGAGTGAAAAGCAGAGTCCTAGAAAAGTGGGTGGCATATTAGCTGAAGATCTGACACTTGATTTGAAAGATATACAGAGGCCAGATTCAGAACATGGTTTATCCCCCGATTCAGAAAATTTTGACTGGAAAGCTATTCAGGAAGGTGCAAACTCCATAGTAAGTAGTTTGCACcaagctgctgctgccgctgcatGTTTATCTAGACAAGCGTCATCTGATTCAGATTCCATTCTGTCACTGAAGTCTGGCATTTCCCTGGGATCTCCTTTTCATCTTACACCTGATCAAGAGGAAAAGCCATTCACAAGTAATAAAGGCCCAAGAATTCTCAAACCTGGAGAGAAAAGCACATTAGAAGCAAAAAAAATTGAATCTGAAAACAAAGGAATCAAAGGTGGGAAAAAGGTTTATAAAAGCTTGATTACGGGAAAGATTCGATCTAACTCAGAAATTTCCAGCCAAATGAAACAACCCCTTCAGACAAACATGCCTTCAATCTCAAGAGGCAGGACAATGATTCACATACCAGGGGTTCGGAATAGCTCCTCAAGTACAAGTCCTGTCTCTAAAAAAGGCCCACCCCTCAAGCCTCCAGCCTCTAAGAGCCCCAGTGAAGGTCCAGTAGCTTCCACGTCTCCTCGTGGAACTAAGCCAGCAGTGAAGTCAGAGCTGAGCCCTATTACCAGGCAAACTTCCCAGATTAGTGGGTCAAATAAGGGGTCTTCTAGATCAGGATCTAGAGACTCCACTCCCTCAAGACCTACACAGCAACCATTAAGTAGGCCAATGCAGTCTCCAGGGCGAAACTCAATTTCTCCTGGTAGAAATGGAATAAGCCCTCCTAACAAACTGTCTcagctgcccagaacatcatctCCCAGTACTGCTTCAACTAAGTCCTCGGGTTCTGGGAAAATGTCGTACACGTCCCCAGGCAGGCAGCTGAGCCAACACAATCTTACCAAACAAGGAGGTTTATCCAAGAATGCCAGCAGTATCCCCAGAAGTGAGTCAGCATCTAAAGGACTGAACCAGATGAATAACGGCAATGGGTCAAATAAAAAGGTAGAACTTTCTAGAATGTCTTCAACTAAATCAAGTGGAAGTGAATCGGACAGGTCAGAAAGACCTGCATTAGTACGCCAGTCTACTTTCATCAAAGAAGCCCCAAGCCCAACCCTGAGGAGGAAACTGGAGGAGTCTGCCTCATTTGaatccctttctccatcttctagACCAGACTCTCCCACCAGGTCCCAGGCACAGACCCCAGTTTTAAGCCCTTCCCTTCCTGACATGTCTCTGTCCACACATCCATCTGTCCAGGCAGGTGGTTGGCGAAAGCTCCCACCTAATCTCAGCCCCACTATAGAGTATAATGATGGAAGACCCGCCAAACGGCACGATATTGCACGCTCCCATTCTGAAAGTCCGTCCAGACTACCAATCAAccgggcaggaacctggaaacgTGAGCACAGCAAACATTCCTCATCCCTTCCTCGAGTGAGCACTTGGAGAAGAACTGGAAGCTCATCTTctattctttctgcctcatcaGAGTCCAGTGAAAAAGCAAAAAGTGAGGATGAAAAGCATGTGAACTCCATGCCAGGACCcagacaaatgaaagaaaaccagGTACCCACAAAAGGAACATGgaggaaaataaaggaaagtgAAATTTCTCCCACGAGCATGGTTTCTCAGACCACTTCCTCAGGTGCTGCCAGTGGTGCTGAATCAAAGACTTTGATCTATCAAATGGCACCTGCTGTTTCTAAAACAGAGGATGTTTGGGTGAGAATTGAGGACTGCCCCATTAACAACCCTAGATCTGGAAGATCTCCCACAGGTAACACTCCCCCAGTGATTGACAGTGTTTCAGAAAAGGGAAATCCAAGCATTAAAGATTCAAAAGACACCCAAGGAAAACAAAGTGTGGGCAATGGCAGTCCTGTGCAAACTGTGGGTCTGGAAACCCGCCTGAACTCCTTTATTCAGGTAGAGGCCCCAGAACAGAAAGGAACTGAGGCAAAACCAGGacagagtaaccctgtccctATAGCAGAGACTGGTGAGACTTGTATAGCAGAGCGCACCCCTTTCAGTTCAAGTAGCTCCAGCAAACACAGTTCACCTAGTGGGACTGTTGCTGCTAGAGTGACACCTTTTAATTACAACCCTAGCCCTAGGAAAAGCAGCGCAGACAGCACCTCAGCCCGGCCATCTCAGATCCCCACGCCAGTGAGCAACAACACAAAGAAGAGAGATTCAAAGACTGACAGCACAGAATCCAGTGGAGCCCAAAGTCCTAAGCGCCATTCTGGGTCTTACCTCGTGACGTCTGTTTAA